A single Calditerrivibrio sp. DNA region contains:
- a CDS encoding menaquinone biosynthesis protein, whose amino-acid sequence MLTIGEIQYANVYPIFHYLKKLNKPDYHFIKGVPSYLNKMMLEGCLDTSVLSSIVYAKNPDSFLVIPDISISSVGKVKSVLLLTDHELTSLNGKTVFVTEESGTSVILLKIILNKFYNIGVNFTNEEKAADAFMYIGDKALFSYYNNRFKYLYDLGEIWYRFTGYPFVYALWLLRKEKVNNAYQFINDLLLIKNLSKENLSVLIEKYIFEGLSAYQIIDYWEIIDYNLTNKHIEGLLLFYRYAYEMSFIKRVPMLEFTGQ is encoded by the coding sequence ATGCTTACAATAGGGGAGATTCAATACGCAAACGTTTACCCTATTTTTCATTATCTAAAGAAATTAAACAAACCTGATTATCATTTTATAAAAGGTGTTCCTTCCTATTTGAACAAGATGATGTTGGAGGGTTGTCTTGATACATCTGTGTTAAGCAGTATTGTATATGCAAAAAATCCTGATAGTTTTTTAGTTATTCCGGACATATCCATCAGTTCCGTGGGAAAAGTTAAAAGTGTCTTGTTGTTAACCGATCATGAGTTAACATCATTAAATGGAAAAACTGTCTTTGTGACAGAAGAATCAGGCACAAGTGTTATCTTATTGAAGATAATTCTTAATAAATTTTATAATATTGGTGTGAATTTTACAAATGAGGAAAAAGCAGCAGATGCGTTTATGTATATTGGGGATAAGGCACTATTTAGCTACTATAACAACAGATTTAAATATCTGTATGATCTCGGAGAAATATGGTATAGATTTACAGGATACCCTTTTGTATATGCCCTTTGGTTGTTGAGAAAAGAAAAGGTGAATAATGCGTACCAATTTATAAACGACCTTCTTTTAATTAAAAATCTTTCAAAAGAAAATCTTTCTGTCCTTATAGAGAAATATATTTTTGAAGGGCTTAGTGCATATCAGATAATAGATTATTGGGAGATAATAGATTATAACCTCACCAACAAGCATATAGAAGGGCTATTACTATTTTACAGATATGCCTATGAGATGAGTTTTATAAAAAGAGTACCAATGTTGGAGTTTACAGGTCAATAA
- a CDS encoding manganese efflux pump MntP family protein: MLSIFEIFLIAFAMSADAFSVAFGIGCSFHTPRHYFRLGWHFGLFQFLMPVIGAFIGKVVMKWTNHLDLIAAIILFYIAYHMIKEALKKEEERCSLADPTKGLSLVILSLATSMDALGVGVSLALYNGNILLPASIIGVVCGIATVVGVYFGKISKKFTGRFAEMAGALVLIGIGFKFILV, translated from the coding sequence ATGTTATCTATTTTTGAAATATTTCTAATAGCCTTTGCTATGAGTGCAGATGCTTTTAGTGTTGCTTTTGGTATTGGCTGTAGCTTTCATACACCAAGACATTACTTTAGACTTGGTTGGCACTTTGGGCTATTTCAATTTTTGATGCCGGTTATTGGAGCCTTTATAGGGAAAGTTGTAATGAAATGGACAAACCATCTGGATTTAATTGCTGCAATCATCCTTTTTTATATAGCTTATCATATGATAAAGGAGGCACTAAAAAAGGAGGAGGAGAGATGTTCCCTTGCAGATCCCACAAAGGGTTTATCCCTTGTAATACTTTCTCTGGCGACAAGTATGGATGCTTTAGGTGTAGGGGTTTCGTTAGCATTGTATAATGGTAACATATTGTTACCTGCATCTATTATAGGTGTTGTCTGTGGTATTGCAACTGTTGTCGGTGTATATTTCGGGAAGATAAGTAAAAAGTTTACTGGTAGATTTGCTGAGATGGCAGGAGCTTTGGTACTTATAGGTATTGGATTTAAATTTATTTTGGTGTGA
- the proC gene encoding pyrroline-5-carboxylate reductase, with the protein MLKNKKIGFIGSGNMATALIKGLLKSEMIPAENIYASDVDMEKLESLSNEYGINIIYKNNKKLVDDSDIVILAVKPQIMGKVLKEISDRINDNKLLISIAAGISSEYVEEMLGKKVRFIRTMPNTPALVLEGATGIAAGEYATEDDLKIAQEIFSAVGISVIVDEYQMDAVTGLSGSGPAYIFMIIEALSDAGVKVGLSRDIAMKLAAQTVLGAAKLQIETKMHPGTLKDMVTSPGGTAIAGIHTLEQGGLRTTLINAVETATKRSIELGKKK; encoded by the coding sequence ATGCTAAAAAATAAAAAGATAGGTTTTATAGGTTCAGGTAATATGGCAACAGCACTGATTAAAGGGCTCCTTAAATCTGAAATGATCCCAGCTGAAAATATCTATGCCAGTGATGTGGATATGGAGAAATTGGAAAGTTTGAGCAATGAATATGGGATAAATATAATCTACAAAAACAACAAAAAGTTGGTGGATGATTCTGATATAGTAATACTTGCTGTCAAACCTCAGATCATGGGAAAAGTTCTAAAAGAGATATCAGATAGGATAAATGATAATAAGCTACTTATATCCATAGCAGCTGGGATATCCTCGGAATATGTAGAAGAGATGCTTGGTAAAAAAGTAAGGTTTATAAGAACGATGCCAAATACTCCTGCACTTGTATTGGAAGGAGCTACTGGTATAGCTGCAGGAGAATATGCTACTGAGGATGATTTAAAGATAGCGCAGGAGATCTTTTCTGCTGTTGGAATTTCTGTGATTGTGGATGAATATCAGATGGATGCTGTTACAGGTTTGTCTGGTAGTGGTCCAGCTTATATCTTTATGATAATAGAAGCTTTAAGTGATGCAGGTGTGAAGGTGGGGTTATCAAGAGATATTGCCATGAAGTTGGCTGCCCAAACAGTTTTGGGTGCAGCAAAATTACAGATCGAAACTAAAATGCATCCAGGTACTTTAAAAGATATGGTTACTTCTCCAGGTGGAACTGCAATCGCTGGGATACATACATTAGAACAAGGTGGGTTAAGGACTACGCTAATAAATGCTGTAGAAACGGCCACAAAAAGATCTATTGAATTGGGCAAAAAGAAATAG
- a CDS encoding alpha/beta fold hydrolase, with product MSNKKAILKWFLIPWVFFLIIIFAVIIMNKKPPYKLERYPELSNVRIDELISIDFKRSISEGVTNEKNHPKYLKGINKTGILLIHGFTASPFEMQELAEYLNKKGYHVYNARIVGHGSKSEHLNKLSYRDWYDSLKYGYYTLKNVCDKVFIVGQSTGALLGLNIAYYNKVDGLVLLSPAFKILDERFNLVPIVQYFVNSIDKEYSDTTNLKEFYYNERSVKGMVNLKYLIDYTWDNVKLLNTPIFIVQSKYDDVVDYNGALKFYNIYHGSKELYLIDNPSVKHILSNFLNRDRDIVFEKIYKWLEAGDAKK from the coding sequence ATGAGTAACAAAAAGGCTATTTTAAAATGGTTTTTAATACCATGGGTATTCTTTTTGATAATAATTTTTGCGGTAATTATAATGAATAAAAAACCACCATATAAATTGGAAAGATACCCTGAACTGTCAAATGTAAGAATAGATGAGTTGATATCCATTGATTTTAAAAGGTCGATTTCAGAAGGTGTCACAAACGAGAAAAATCATCCTAAATATCTCAAAGGTATCAACAAAACAGGAATACTTTTAATACACGGCTTCACAGCTTCACCTTTTGAAATGCAGGAGCTTGCTGAATATTTAAACAAGAAAGGATATCATGTGTACAATGCCAGGATTGTTGGTCATGGATCTAAATCTGAGCATCTTAATAAATTATCCTATAGAGATTGGTACGATTCTTTGAAATACGGATATTACACACTTAAAAATGTCTGTGACAAGGTTTTTATTGTCGGGCAATCAACAGGTGCATTGTTGGGACTAAATATTGCATATTATAATAAAGTGGATGGTCTCGTATTGCTTTCACCTGCATTTAAGATTCTGGATGAGAGATTTAATTTAGTTCCGATTGTTCAATATTTTGTTAACAGTATAGACAAAGAATACTCAGACACAACAAACCTTAAAGAGTTTTATTACAATGAGAGATCAGTTAAAGGGATGGTAAATCTTAAATACCTCATAGACTACACTTGGGATAATGTTAAGTTATTAAATACGCCTATTTTTATTGTACAGTCTAAATATGATGATGTAGTGGATTACAATGGAGCCTTAAAATTTTATAATATCTATCATGGAAGTAAAGAGCTCTATCTAATCGATAACCCGTCAGTAAAACATATCTTATCCAATTTTTTAAATAGAGATCGAGACATCGTGTTTGAAAAGATATATAAATGGTTGGAGGCAGGTGATGCTAAAAAATAA
- a CDS encoding metal-dependent transcriptional regulator: MDELTKSLEDYLEMILILQGNGGTARVTDIAEKLNVKKPAVTSALKILSEKDLVVYAPYKEVKLTSKGIEIATAVLEKHNIIKDFFINVLNLDPQKAEEDACRVEHVISEETYKRFSSFLKFLLESDLKCLNIEKFKKDYCH, from the coding sequence ATGGATGAATTAACAAAGAGTCTCGAGGATTACCTTGAGATGATACTAATACTCCAGGGCAATGGAGGAACAGCAAGGGTAACAGATATTGCAGAAAAGCTTAATGTCAAAAAGCCGGCGGTTACAAGTGCATTAAAAATACTATCTGAAAAAGACTTAGTAGTATATGCCCCCTATAAAGAAGTTAAACTTACAAGTAAAGGGATCGAAATTGCTACAGCAGTGTTAGAAAAGCATAATATAATAAAAGATTTTTTTATAAATGTATTAAATTTGGATCCACAAAAAGCTGAAGAAGATGCATGTAGAGTAGAACATGTGATAAGTGAGGAAACATACAAAAGATTTTCATCTTTTTTAAAATTTTTGCTGGAATCAGATTTAAAATGTCTTAATATTGAAAAATTCAAGAAAGATTATTGCCATTAG
- a CDS encoding ribonuclease Z, translating into MKHNYIIKRVNSPFDDTAFFVRNIYKKDAILFDCGRLGELTNSEMLDVRDIFISHTHIDHFYGFDRILRSTLRSEKPIRFYGPPNFIKNVMGKLASYTWNLIKSYPLVLEAYELSPDGIKKALFSASDGFNPVFYENVSNKELLSDRFEFEYEFFDHKTISVGYRIKEPIHVNIKKGVLEEMGLKAGPWLTQLKDKLLKGEREGEIRIDEKIFSIKFLEEKLVMYSEPQDITFITDIAPNYENFKRAIKFAEKSYILLIESMFMKSDIIHAIDKNHLTIPLAKEIFWQSGSKFVKFFHFAPKYESCKDIFFQELEEGIKEKII; encoded by the coding sequence ATGAAGCATAATTATATAATAAAAAGAGTTAATTCTCCATTTGACGATACAGCATTTTTTGTTAGAAATATTTATAAAAAGGATGCAATCCTTTTTGATTGTGGCAGATTAGGGGAGTTGACGAATAGTGAGATGCTCGATGTGAGGGATATTTTCATATCCCATACCCATATAGACCATTTTTACGGATTTGATAGAATATTAAGAAGTACATTAAGGTCAGAAAAACCTATCAGATTCTACGGTCCCCCTAATTTTATTAAAAATGTTATGGGTAAGCTTGCTTCTTATACTTGGAATCTTATAAAAAGTTATCCTTTAGTCCTTGAGGCTTATGAACTCTCTCCTGATGGTATTAAAAAAGCTCTTTTCTCTGCTTCGGATGGCTTTAACCCAGTCTTTTATGAAAATGTCAGCAATAAGGAGCTATTAAGTGATAGATTTGAGTTTGAATATGAATTCTTTGATCATAAAACTATCTCTGTTGGTTATCGTATTAAAGAGCCTATTCATGTAAACATTAAGAAAGGGGTTTTGGAAGAGATGGGGCTTAAAGCTGGACCATGGTTGACCCAATTGAAAGATAAGTTATTAAAGGGTGAGAGGGAAGGGGAGATTAGGATTGATGAAAAGATTTTTTCAATAAAGTTTTTGGAAGAAAAACTTGTTATGTACTCAGAACCTCAAGACATCACCTTTATTACAGACATAGCGCCTAACTATGAAAACTTTAAGAGAGCAATAAAATTTGCAGAAAAAAGCTATATCCTTTTGATAGAGTCGATGTTTATGAAAAGTGATATTATACATGCAATAGATAAGAATCATCTTACAATCCCTCTAGCCAAAGAGATCTTTTGGCAATCTGGTTCTAAATTTGTAAAATTTTTTCACTTTGCACCGAAGTATGAGTCATGTAAAGATATTTTTTTTCAGGAGCTTGAAGAGGGAATAAAAGAAAAAATTATTTGA
- a CDS encoding AAA family ATPase — translation MSELSPNALILKDIIKPDKIIETHISYVFVKDDFVYKLKKAVNFGFLDFTLAQYRRSYCYLEKELNERFSKGIYLDLLKIVRKNKSFDLVPITSTLPTVDYVLKMKRIDNKNFFSTRLKNNEISEELAFDIGKQIALLFKNINTNSQAAGENGSYEIIKKNCLENFEQTEKYIDKYISRSDYDFIKQSTIRFLEENRELFEKRLKEGFIIDGHGDLRTEHVYFDGDKIGLIDCIEFNKRFRYNDVVSDFVFLCMETDYDGRIDISDALLKGFLTVYDDNNTKKLINFYKCYRAYVRFKVGCFMLDDKDESWEFYTDKLNEVKKMSNLSLSYALNMFETKAIIFYGTIASGKSKNSKFFSDRFASKYVNSDILRKRLAGIEPYERVLDDYNQGLYSKEMSFKVYKNMGELAKDAVNISRMIVVDASFAKKEFLEIFSRSYGGQYFKVKCFAPENIVYERMKKRFEKDSASDGRPEIYEKQKKEFQDIGADIEIETIGDLEDNIQIIVEKLKQKIRNEA, via the coding sequence ATGAGTGAGTTAAGTCCTAATGCACTGATACTAAAAGATATTATTAAACCAGACAAAATAATAGAGACGCATATCTCATATGTCTTTGTGAAAGATGATTTTGTATACAAGCTTAAAAAGGCTGTAAACTTTGGATTTTTAGATTTTACCCTTGCCCAGTATAGAAGAAGCTATTGTTATCTGGAAAAGGAATTGAATGAGAGATTTTCCAAAGGTATTTATCTGGATCTTTTAAAAATTGTTAGAAAGAACAAATCCTTCGATCTTGTTCCTATTACTAGTACGTTACCTACGGTGGATTATGTATTAAAGATGAAGAGGATAGATAACAAAAATTTTTTCTCAACAAGATTAAAGAACAATGAGATAAGCGAAGAATTAGCCTTTGATATTGGTAAACAGATTGCTTTACTTTTTAAAAATATCAATACCAACAGTCAAGCAGCAGGGGAAAACGGCTCCTATGAGATTATAAAGAAAAACTGCCTGGAAAACTTTGAACAAACTGAAAAATATATCGACAAATATATTAGCAGATCAGATTACGATTTTATCAAGCAAAGTACGATAAGATTTTTAGAAGAAAATAGAGAACTTTTTGAAAAAAGGTTAAAAGAAGGATTTATTATAGACGGACATGGAGATCTAAGGACTGAGCATGTTTATTTTGATGGAGACAAAATAGGGTTGATCGATTGTATTGAGTTTAATAAAAGGTTTAGGTACAATGATGTGGTTTCAGATTTTGTTTTTTTATGTATGGAAACTGATTATGATGGTAGAATAGATATATCTGATGCTTTATTAAAGGGTTTTTTAACAGTTTATGATGATAATAATACTAAAAAACTTATCAATTTTTATAAGTGCTATAGAGCTTATGTCAGATTTAAGGTAGGTTGCTTTATGCTTGATGATAAAGACGAATCCTGGGAGTTTTATACAGATAAGTTAAATGAAGTAAAGAAAATGTCAAACCTATCTCTCTCTTATGCCTTAAATATGTTTGAAACCAAAGCTATAATTTTCTATGGTACGATTGCTTCAGGTAAGAGCAAAAATAGTAAATTTTTTTCAGATAGATTTGCTTCTAAATATGTTAATAGTGATATTTTAAGGAAAAGATTAGCTGGTATTGAACCCTATGAAAGAGTATTAGACGATTACAATCAAGGTTTATATTCAAAGGAGATGTCTTTTAAGGTCTACAAAAATATGGGGGAGCTTGCTAAAGATGCTGTGAACATCTCTAGAATGATAGTAGTGGATGCAAGTTTTGCAAAAAAAGAATTTTTAGAAATCTTTTCCAGATCTTATGGAGGTCAGTATTTCAAGGTGAAATGTTTTGCTCCAGAGAATATAGTGTATGAAAGGATGAAAAAAAGATTTGAAAAAGACTCTGCTTCAGATGGTCGACCTGAGATTTATGAAAAACAGAAAAAAGAGTTTCAGGATATTGGAGCAGATATAGAGATAGAAACAATTGGTGATCTGGAGGATAATATTCAGATTATTGTGGAAAAATTAAAGCAAAAAATCAGAAATGAAGCATAA
- a CDS encoding glutamate synthase-related protein: MTKEKCEITIKRTIKYTEPTQTGIYAKGAKYWVKVTDEQEEPGRGCVHCATCVEACTHNISNPEAGFGVFRMEVVYYDKDGFRVSKDNDDEISLIEKILWINPDECCNCKRCVKMCPQRAIKVYKNPDYHDIGVKLTNVEVINNCLIRAEGQSTLSSAHLGGSPSKLSEDWLIDAAEILSPQRDHLHEYAGNLDNIFLGKKTARYLCHSPIFDCHMSYGSNSHEAFLARLMASIKLGRPFFTGEGYIHPDMMAAAKHCIIQFGSGGYGPWVELDKFAGVSMKYGQDAKKGKGGRLQAKKNDLEIALLRCVEALRNLTAPNPQHLQYSIEELPMRVESLRALLGDEKLIGADVYGTAWNFPEIVVALAKAGFDYITIKAGDGSTGAAHLVDLQNRGLNVVYLTHMADLALRKEGLREYVSLIAEGGVLDSFQAFLVLMAGADFVGMGMRTLHPLGCTLCQRCHTGQCAWGITSRKYGERIDPEVGSEYIVSMVKSFIKDMEGFAAGLGMSTHSDVVGSRRFRYHGSDPLLFETFGRMEIEKQVPHVKLGEANHKLFKSLVQIKQDNIKFFNKTLENINGDTLTIDVGVDQIDSIGLNTLMKEAASKGVKRFILENVVGQRIIGTGVKCEEIIVKGLVGNHSFAFVNGTKITVLPNHSLKTTIPANAQVGVANTSNPSEINIAGSVGDLFAAYSVSGKFRVAKSGGERNLLLMKAGLPDEWKNIDYEKYLEMKDEEILNDLRIKYQKRISKMKSMGWVRFIKTFEEKIKKRMPPVAIYGLCAEKGLGDYFMEYAQGGIGIVLNIADLKNPIGYYICSGMTAGAAFIRGDIKKNQLGVGVKMLDYITQEDEEFLDKEIKDFIAVFEKIDIDKNYNDMLKEFKNKYTKHRDNILEGFKKIIPITNV, from the coding sequence ATGACAAAAGAAAAGTGTGAGATTACTATAAAAAGAACTATAAAATATACCGAACCAACCCAAACAGGTATCTATGCAAAAGGAGCAAAGTATTGGGTAAAAGTGACCGATGAGCAGGAGGAGCCTGGTAGGGGTTGTGTCCATTGTGCTACTTGTGTGGAGGCATGTACCCATAATATTTCAAATCCTGAAGCTGGGTTTGGTGTTTTTAGGATGGAGGTAGTTTATTACGATAAAGATGGCTTCAGAGTATCTAAAGATAATGATGATGAAATATCCCTTATTGAAAAAATATTGTGGATCAATCCAGATGAGTGTTGTAATTGTAAACGTTGTGTTAAAATGTGTCCCCAAAGAGCTATCAAAGTTTATAAAAATCCCGATTATCATGATATAGGTGTAAAACTAACTAATGTTGAAGTTATTAACAACTGTCTTATTAGGGCTGAAGGGCAATCAACCTTGAGTAGTGCCCATTTGGGTGGATCACCATCCAAACTTAGTGAAGATTGGCTTATAGATGCTGCAGAGATATTATCTCCACAAAGAGATCACTTACATGAGTATGCTGGTAACTTAGATAATATTTTTTTGGGTAAGAAAACAGCAAGGTATCTTTGCCATTCTCCAATATTTGACTGCCATATGAGCTATGGTTCTAATAGTCATGAGGCATTTTTGGCAAGATTAATGGCTTCCATAAAATTGGGTAGACCTTTCTTTACTGGAGAAGGTTATATCCATCCAGATATGATGGCAGCAGCAAAGCATTGCATAATTCAATTTGGTTCCGGTGGGTATGGGCCTTGGGTTGAACTTGATAAATTTGCAGGGGTATCGATGAAATATGGTCAAGATGCAAAAAAAGGAAAAGGAGGGAGACTACAGGCCAAAAAAAATGACCTTGAGATAGCTCTTTTGCGATGTGTGGAAGCATTGAGAAATCTTACAGCACCTAATCCCCAACATTTGCAGTATTCTATCGAAGAACTTCCAATGAGGGTAGAGTCCCTTAGGGCCCTTTTGGGTGATGAAAAACTTATAGGTGCTGATGTTTATGGAACAGCTTGGAATTTTCCTGAGATAGTTGTTGCCCTTGCCAAGGCAGGCTTTGATTACATTACAATAAAGGCTGGAGATGGTTCCACCGGTGCAGCACATCTGGTTGATCTTCAAAATAGAGGTCTAAATGTTGTTTATCTCACCCATATGGCAGATTTAGCACTCAGAAAGGAAGGGTTGAGGGAATATGTTTCGTTGATTGCAGAAGGTGGCGTTTTGGATAGTTTTCAAGCGTTTTTAGTGCTCATGGCAGGTGCAGATTTTGTGGGGATGGGTATGAGGACTCTCCACCCACTTGGATGTACCCTTTGTCAACGTTGTCACACAGGTCAATGTGCGTGGGGGATAACATCGAGAAAATATGGTGAAAGAATTGATCCAGAGGTAGGTAGTGAATATATAGTGAGTATGGTAAAAAGCTTCATTAAAGATATGGAAGGGTTTGCTGCTGGACTTGGGATGAGCACTCATTCGGATGTGGTAGGTTCAAGAAGATTTAGATATCATGGTAGTGATCCTCTTTTATTTGAAACATTTGGTAGGATGGAAATAGAAAAGCAGGTCCCCCATGTTAAATTAGGGGAGGCAAATCACAAGCTATTCAAGTCTCTTGTTCAGATCAAGCAAGATAACATAAAATTTTTTAATAAGACATTAGAAAATATAAACGGTGATACCCTTACAATAGATGTAGGAGTAGATCAGATAGACAGTATAGGCTTAAATACCCTCATGAAAGAAGCTGCATCAAAAGGGGTAAAAAGGTTTATATTAGAAAATGTGGTGGGGCAACGAATAATAGGTACAGGTGTGAAGTGTGAGGAGATCATTGTAAAAGGTCTTGTGGGTAATCATTCCTTTGCATTTGTGAATGGGACAAAGATTACCGTTTTACCCAATCACTCTTTAAAGACAACGATTCCAGCCAATGCTCAGGTTGGGGTTGCTAATACTTCCAATCCTTCGGAGATTAATATTGCAGGCTCAGTGGGAGATCTTTTTGCAGCTTATTCTGTCAGTGGTAAGTTCAGGGTGGCCAAAAGTGGTGGTGAGAGGAATCTTCTATTGATGAAAGCTGGCTTACCAGATGAATGGAAAAATATAGATTATGAAAAATATTTAGAGATGAAAGATGAGGAGATTCTCAATGATCTTAGGATTAAGTATCAAAAAAGGATATCAAAGATGAAAAGTATGGGTTGGGTAAGATTTATAAAAACATTTGAAGAAAAGATCAAGAAAAGGATGCCACCCGTTGCTATATATGGTCTTTGCGCTGAAAAAGGGTTGGGGGATTACTTTATGGAATATGCTCAGGGAGGCATTGGTATTGTTTTAAATATAGCTGATTTGAAAAATCCTATAGGGTATTATATCTGTAGTGGTATGACAGCCGGTGCTGCATTTATAAGGGGTGACATAAAGAAAAATCAATTGGGAGTTGGAGTTAAAATGCTGGATTATATTACCCAAGAGGATGAGGAATTTTTAGATAAGGAAATCAAGGATTTTATCGCTGTTTTTGAAAAAATAGATATTGATAAAAATTATAATGATATGTTAAAAGAGTTTAAAAATAAGTATACAAAGCATAGAGATAATATTTTAGAAGGTTTTAAGAAGATTATCCCAATAACTAATGTTTGA